Proteins encoded within one genomic window of Pseudalkalibacillus sp. SCS-8:
- a CDS encoding transglutaminase domain-containing protein, giving the protein MPQAHDKQKFTMGSFLLYMLGFLLFWEWLRPLSTFTDTHYLSIFVLFAAFLFTISYFELPIWLSFPLKLLALAYAIHTIYFPVSFFDLEWVSYLINDLIAGFDRALARDWNGLSNLSRTFLFLVLLWLISYLMHYWLIQARRIFLFFLITVLYVTVVDTFTPYDASASIIRTVIIGFVLLGILQFIRIIELKGFNVYRNKFPLMWIIPLVLLISFSSVLGYLAPKAAPQWPDPVPFFTATGSQIGEGEGDAPGRGGGVQRIGYGTNDSRLGGPFISDETPIFKTTIEELHYWRVESKEIYTGLGWETATGNPNEQVDPDNIPKDSIHAMQFSEKVKAEQLSAKVEVLKKGLYPFIVYPGQLDAVQAEEPRDYEMNTITRKLMTLEQGRESGLKEYSLDYTYPEFSEAMLAKSSMNYPEEITSRYLQLPKDLPQRVQDLSEEITAEATNPYEMAKAVEEYFAKAGFSYNTRDTAVPGKNDDYVDQFLFDTQLGYCDNFSTSMAVMLRTVGIPTRWVKGFTRGEYEDTLEDGVREYVITNSNAHSWVEVYFEGVGWVPFEPTRGFQAPDQFVDNYQDETEEDVPVEQNDQDQQKTDKDAGEKKSSFTLPFDVDKVLNWVKWISITILSVALVVLITAYLTRKKWLNKFFLWKFRKRKDDHAFQDAYHRLLWLLEQYGIEKQPQQTLREYAVDVDRSLDTGDMKLLTKKYEKARYSPGHQPVDWQDTKELWENLIKRIRP; this is encoded by the coding sequence ATGCCACAAGCTCATGACAAACAGAAATTCACGATGGGTTCATTTTTGCTATACATGCTAGGGTTCCTATTATTCTGGGAATGGCTGCGGCCACTTTCGACGTTTACCGATACGCATTACTTATCGATTTTCGTTCTATTTGCGGCCTTTTTATTTACCATTTCTTATTTCGAACTGCCAATCTGGTTATCCTTCCCGCTCAAACTGCTCGCACTCGCTTATGCGATCCATACGATCTACTTCCCAGTCTCATTTTTTGATCTGGAGTGGGTAAGTTATCTCATAAACGATTTAATTGCAGGCTTTGACAGGGCCTTGGCGAGAGATTGGAACGGTCTGAGTAACTTAAGCCGTACATTCTTATTTTTAGTCCTGTTATGGCTGATCAGCTACTTGATGCATTACTGGCTGATCCAGGCACGACGAATATTCTTATTTTTCCTCATTACCGTCCTGTATGTGACGGTTGTTGATACATTTACGCCTTACGATGCTTCTGCATCCATCATCAGAACGGTCATTATCGGCTTTGTCCTGTTAGGCATACTCCAGTTCATCCGGATCATTGAATTGAAGGGATTCAACGTCTATCGGAACAAGTTCCCGTTGATGTGGATCATACCGCTCGTCCTGCTCATTTCTTTTTCATCCGTTCTAGGCTATCTTGCTCCTAAAGCTGCCCCGCAGTGGCCGGATCCTGTTCCTTTCTTTACCGCAACAGGTAGTCAAATCGGAGAAGGTGAAGGAGATGCGCCGGGTAGAGGCGGAGGGGTACAAAGAATCGGGTATGGGACGAATGACAGCCGCTTAGGTGGACCTTTCATTTCTGATGAAACACCTATATTTAAAACGACCATCGAAGAATTGCATTACTGGCGCGTGGAATCCAAAGAAATCTATACAGGACTTGGTTGGGAGACGGCAACCGGAAATCCGAACGAGCAGGTGGACCCTGACAATATTCCGAAGGATTCAATTCATGCAATGCAATTTAGTGAGAAGGTCAAAGCCGAACAATTGAGTGCGAAGGTCGAAGTGTTGAAAAAAGGGCTCTACCCGTTCATCGTGTATCCTGGTCAGCTTGATGCCGTACAAGCAGAAGAACCACGGGACTATGAGATGAATACGATCACGAGGAAATTGATGACGCTTGAACAAGGAAGAGAATCCGGACTTAAGGAATATTCATTGGATTATACGTATCCGGAGTTCTCAGAGGCGATGCTTGCTAAGTCGAGCATGAATTATCCGGAAGAGATCACGAGCCGCTATCTCCAGCTTCCGAAAGATCTTCCACAGCGTGTTCAAGATCTATCCGAAGAGATTACGGCTGAGGCAACGAATCCATATGAAATGGCGAAAGCAGTTGAAGAATACTTTGCGAAAGCCGGTTTTTCCTATAACACGAGAGATACAGCCGTGCCCGGTAAGAATGATGATTATGTCGATCAATTCCTTTTCGACACTCAACTTGGCTATTGTGATAACTTCTCAACGTCGATGGCAGTTATGCTCAGAACCGTCGGAATCCCGACACGTTGGGTAAAGGGTTTCACACGTGGAGAATATGAAGATACGCTTGAAGACGGCGTTCGTGAATATGTTATTACAAATTCCAATGCTCACTCTTGGGTTGAAGTCTATTTTGAAGGAGTAGGCTGGGTCCCGTTCGAGCCGACTCGTGGCTTCCAGGCACCGGATCAATTTGTCGACAACTATCAGGATGAGACGGAAGAGGATGTACCTGTTGAGCAAAACGACCAGGATCAACAAAAGACGGATAAGGATGCAGGTGAGAAAAAGTCCTCCTTCACGTTGCCATTTGATGTTGATAAGGTCCTTAACTGGGTAAAGTGGATCTCCATTACAATCCTTTCCGTTGCGTTGGTCGTTCTCATCACAGCTTATTTGACCCGGAAGAAATGGTTGAATAAATTTTTCTTATGGAAGTTCAGGAAAAGAAAGGATGACCATGCTTTTCAGGATGCTTACCATCGATTGCTCTGGTTATTGGAGCAATACGGGATTGAAAAGCAGCCGCAACAAACGTTAAGGGAATATGCCGTCGATGTCGATCGCTCGCTCGATACGGGCGATATGAAGCTGTTGACGAAGAAGTATGAAAAGGCGAGATACAGCCCAGGTCATCAACCTGTCGATTGGCAGGATACAAAGGAATTGTGGGAAAATTTAATTAAAAGGATACGTCCTTGA
- the guaA gene encoding glutamine-hydrolyzing GMP synthase — MNATEEMIIVLDFGGQYNQLITRRIRDLGVYSELHSHKITAEKIKELNPTGIIFSGGPNSAYAEDSPKCDERIFELGIPILGICYGMQLMTHHFGGKVEKANHREYGKATVAVRHMNDLYKELPEEQTVWMSHGDLVVEPPEGFQTDVTSPSCPVAGMSDPSRNLYGVQFHPEVRHSEYGNELLKNFVRNICQCKATWSMENFIEEEVEKIRNMVGDEKVLCALSGGVDSSVVAALLHKAIGDQLVCMFVDHGLLRQGEADSVMKTFGDEFDMNVIKIDAKDRFLGKLEGVTDPEQKRKIIGNEFIYVFDEEAAKLQGIKYLAQGTLYTDIIESGTDTAQTIKSHHNVGGLPEDMQFELIEPLNALFKDEVRKVGTELGLPDEIVWRQPFPGPGLGIRVLGEVTEEKLKIVRESDAILREEIKNAGLDRDIWQYFTALPNMRSVGVMGDARTYDYTVGIRAVTSIDGMTSDWARIPWDVLERISTRIVNEVDHVNRIVYDITSKPPSTIEWE; from the coding sequence ATGAATGCGACGGAAGAAATGATTATCGTCCTGGACTTTGGTGGGCAGTACAATCAATTGATTACACGACGAATTCGGGACTTGGGCGTGTATAGTGAACTCCACTCCCATAAGATTACGGCTGAGAAAATCAAGGAACTGAATCCTACAGGGATCATCTTCTCTGGAGGTCCGAACAGTGCGTATGCAGAGGATTCTCCGAAATGTGATGAGCGGATCTTTGAATTGGGCATTCCGATCTTAGGGATCTGCTATGGTATGCAGCTGATGACCCATCACTTTGGTGGGAAGGTCGAAAAGGCAAACCACCGGGAGTATGGGAAGGCGACTGTAGCCGTCCGACATATGAACGACCTTTATAAGGAATTGCCAGAAGAGCAGACGGTATGGATGAGTCATGGTGATTTGGTTGTTGAACCTCCTGAAGGCTTCCAAACTGATGTAACGAGTCCATCTTGCCCAGTGGCGGGGATGAGTGATCCATCTCGTAACCTCTACGGCGTTCAATTCCATCCGGAAGTTCGTCATAGTGAATATGGAAACGAGCTGTTGAAGAACTTTGTTAGGAACATCTGTCAATGTAAAGCGACCTGGTCGATGGAAAACTTCATTGAAGAGGAAGTCGAAAAGATCCGTAATATGGTCGGAGATGAGAAAGTCCTCTGTGCGTTGAGCGGTGGAGTCGACTCTTCTGTCGTCGCAGCACTGCTCCATAAAGCCATTGGGGATCAGCTCGTCTGCATGTTCGTCGACCATGGTCTCTTGCGTCAAGGGGAAGCGGACAGCGTCATGAAAACGTTTGGTGATGAATTCGACATGAATGTTATCAAGATTGATGCGAAGGATCGTTTCCTCGGTAAGCTTGAAGGGGTGACCGACCCTGAACAGAAGCGAAAAATCATCGGTAACGAGTTCATCTATGTGTTTGATGAAGAAGCTGCAAAGCTACAAGGGATCAAATACCTTGCTCAAGGCACCTTATATACCGATATCATCGAAAGTGGAACAGATACAGCGCAAACCATCAAGTCTCACCATAATGTCGGCGGTCTTCCAGAGGACATGCAGTTCGAATTGATTGAACCGTTGAACGCCTTGTTCAAGGATGAGGTCCGTAAAGTTGGAACTGAGCTTGGATTGCCAGATGAGATCGTGTGGCGTCAGCCGTTCCCAGGACCAGGACTCGGTATCCGTGTACTTGGTGAAGTGACGGAAGAGAAGCTGAAGATCGTGCGTGAGTCCGATGCAATTCTACGAGAAGAAATCAAAAATGCTGGACTCGATCGAGATATCTGGCAATACTTTACCGCGCTTCCGAACATGCGGAGTGTTGGCGTCATGGGAGATGCACGTACGTATGATTACACAGTTGGTATCCGGGCAGTGACGTCCATTGACGGGATGACATCCGATTGGGCAAGAATCCCGTGGGATGTATTGGAACGGATTTCTACTCGAATCGTAAACGAGGTCGATCACGTTAATCGAATCGTGTATGACATCACTTCTAAGCCACCTTCCACAATCGAGTGGGAATAA
- a CDS encoding NCS2 family permease translates to MERFFGFKEYGTTYRKEFIAGLTTFLSMAYILFVNPAILGDAGMDKGAVFVATALAAAIGTLIMGLLANYPIALAPGMGLNAFFTYSVVMVMGIPWQTALAGVLVSGLVFIVITLLKIRETIINAIPQELKYAAASGIGLFIAFIGLQNAGIVENNDATLVQLGNLTNGSTLLAIFGLIIIVLFMVRGVKGGIFYGMLITAIVGMVFKLIPLPNGIVGAVPSLEPTFGAALTHLDQITTIDMLVVVLTFLFVDFFDTAGTLMAVASQAGLMKDNKLPRAGRALVADSSATVIGAVLGTSTTTAYIESSSGVAAGGRTGFSSVVTAGFFLLALLFSPLLGVITPSVTAPVLIIVGVLMVGVLGKIEWHRFEIAAPAFLTIIAMPLTYSIATGIALGFILYPITMIVKGEGKRVHPIMYGMFFIFILYFVFLT, encoded by the coding sequence ATGGAACGATTTTTCGGCTTCAAAGAGTATGGAACAACTTATCGTAAGGAATTCATAGCAGGTCTTACAACGTTTTTATCTATGGCTTATATTTTATTCGTCAACCCGGCAATCCTAGGCGACGCAGGGATGGACAAGGGAGCGGTGTTCGTTGCGACAGCACTTGCTGCAGCAATCGGTACATTAATCATGGGGCTTCTTGCCAACTATCCGATCGCACTTGCACCAGGAATGGGGCTTAACGCCTTCTTCACATACTCGGTCGTCATGGTCATGGGTATTCCATGGCAAACGGCTCTTGCCGGTGTTCTCGTTTCCGGTCTTGTGTTCATCGTTATCACGTTATTGAAAATCCGCGAAACAATCATTAATGCGATCCCGCAGGAACTGAAATACGCTGCGGCAAGTGGTATCGGGCTTTTCATTGCATTCATTGGACTGCAGAATGCCGGAATTGTTGAAAACAACGATGCTACACTCGTCCAATTGGGGAATCTGACGAACGGATCAACATTGCTTGCAATTTTTGGATTAATCATCATCGTCCTTTTCATGGTCCGTGGCGTGAAAGGCGGTATTTTCTACGGGATGCTCATTACGGCTATCGTCGGTATGGTGTTCAAGCTGATCCCGCTTCCAAACGGTATCGTTGGTGCTGTTCCAAGCTTGGAGCCGACGTTCGGAGCTGCCCTTACACATTTGGACCAGATTACGACCATCGACATGCTCGTCGTCGTTTTGACATTCTTGTTTGTCGATTTCTTTGATACAGCAGGCACGTTGATGGCAGTTGCCTCCCAAGCTGGTTTGATGAAAGACAACAAGCTCCCAAGGGCAGGTCGTGCGTTAGTAGCTGACTCATCAGCAACAGTCATCGGTGCAGTACTAGGTACATCAACGACTACAGCCTACATTGAATCATCCTCAGGAGTTGCAGCTGGGGGACGTACAGGGTTCAGCTCGGTTGTCACAGCAGGATTCTTCCTGCTCGCCTTGCTTTTCTCTCCGTTACTAGGGGTCATCACCCCGTCCGTAACTGCACCTGTTCTTATCATCGTCGGTGTACTCATGGTTGGTGTGCTAGGGAAAATTGAATGGCACCGATTTGAGATTGCAGCACCAGCTTTCTTGACGATCATTGCCATGCCGCTAACGTATAGCATCGCAACAGGTATTGCGCTCGGTTTCATCCTATATCCCATCACGATGATTGTAAAAGGGGAAGGAAAGCGCGTCCATCCAATCATGTACGGAATGTTTTTCATCTTCATCTTGTATTTTGTGTTTTTGACTTAA
- a CDS encoding DUF2179 domain-containing protein codes for MLENSYTLIAIILVINIVYVTFFTLRMILTLKNQRYLAAATSVIEVLIYVIGLGIVLENLNEIQNLIAYAVGYGIGVIVGMKIEEKLALGYITVNVITKEFDSDIPSALRNKGYGVTNWLADGRDGPRLMMQILTSRKSEFDLYETVKKMDQKAFIISHEPKAFHGGFWVKAVRR; via the coding sequence GTGCTTGAAAACAGCTATACATTAATTGCGATCATACTTGTCATCAACATCGTATATGTAACCTTCTTCACCTTACGTATGATCCTTACCTTGAAAAACCAGCGCTATCTCGCAGCTGCGACAAGTGTAATCGAAGTCCTGATTTACGTGATCGGGCTCGGAATCGTACTTGAAAATCTCAATGAAATCCAAAACCTGATCGCCTATGCAGTCGGTTATGGAATTGGTGTCATTGTCGGAATGAAGATTGAGGAAAAGCTTGCGTTAGGCTACATTACCGTAAACGTGATTACGAAAGAATTCGACTCGGACATTCCGTCAGCCCTTCGTAATAAAGGATACGGCGTTACGAACTGGCTTGCAGATGGACGAGATGGTCCACGTCTGATGATGCAGATTCTGACTTCTCGAAAATCGGAATTTGATCTCTATGAAACAGTAAAGAAGATGGACCAGAAAGCGTTTATTATTTCACATGAACCAAAAGCCTTTCATGGAGGGTTCTGGGTCAAGGCTGTACGGAGGTAA
- a CDS encoding NETI motif-containing protein: MDKKKPKKKKFEVQENESIADCLDRMKEEGYMPVRRMEEPVFQESKQKGKKDVEYLRQKVVFEGKLQ; the protein is encoded by the coding sequence ATGGATAAGAAGAAGCCGAAAAAGAAGAAATTCGAAGTTCAGGAAAATGAGAGTATCGCTGACTGCCTCGATCGTATGAAGGAAGAGGGGTACATGCCGGTGAGGCGGATGGAAGAGCCCGTTTTCCAAGAATCGAAACAAAAAGGTAAAAAAGACGTAGAATATTTGCGTCAAAAAGTCGTATTTGAAGGAAAATTACAGTAA
- the purE gene encoding 5-(carboxyamino)imidazole ribonucleotide mutase, which yields MQPLVGVIMGSTSDWETMKHTCEILDELDVPYEKRVVSAHRTPDLMFEYAEEARDRGINVIVAGAGGAAHLPGMVAAKTTLPVIGVPVQSKALNGLDSLLSIVQMPGGVPVATVAIGKAGATNAGLLAAQIIGTTSEKVAARLEARREQTKEKVLESSGELV from the coding sequence ATGCAGCCGTTAGTTGGTGTCATAATGGGAAGCACATCCGATTGGGAAACGATGAAACATACGTGTGAGATTTTAGATGAGCTTGACGTTCCGTATGAAAAGCGAGTCGTATCCGCTCATCGTACGCCAGATCTCATGTTCGAGTACGCTGAAGAAGCACGTGATCGCGGAATCAATGTGATTGTGGCAGGTGCTGGTGGAGCGGCCCATCTGCCTGGGATGGTCGCAGCGAAAACGACCTTGCCTGTTATCGGTGTTCCAGTTCAATCGAAAGCTTTGAACGGATTGGATTCCTTACTATCGATCGTACAGATGCCTGGTGGTGTTCCTGTTGCCACGGTGGCAATCGGGAAAGCGGGAGCAACGAACGCTGGACTTTTAGCGGCACAAATAATCGGTACGACTTCAGAGAAAGTCGCAGCTCGGCTTGAAGCTCGTCGGGAGCAAACGAAGGAAAAAGTACTGGAAAGCAGTGGTGAGCTCGTATGA
- the purK gene encoding 5-(carboxyamino)imidazole ribonucleotide synthase → MTKPIVPPQTIGILGGGQLGRMMAIAAKEMGFKVATVDPTEGSPCGLIADIEIVGDYASEEARSKLAEVSDIITYEFENVDLKTAQWLEENHHLPQGSNLLRVTQDRAEEKRTLEAIGVKVAPYELVSDLDELEPKLDIIGYPAILKTTRGGYDGKGQVMIEAPEDLEAAQKLLANGNQCVLEKKIDFAKEISVIVARNAGGDTETFPVAENIHKDHILYQSIVPARISDVSLEKAENLARQIASGLELVGTLAVEMFLTNDEGIYINELAPRPHNSGHYTIEGCSFSQFQQHIRAICGWKLGKPALLKPSVMVNLLGEDAKSILEVAPLFDDVHLHLYEKKEIKAQRKMGHFTLIDDSLEDAVDKAETIVANLQQKDSLEEVK, encoded by the coding sequence ATGACAAAACCAATCGTACCCCCGCAAACCATCGGGATCCTTGGAGGCGGACAGCTTGGCCGGATGATGGCGATCGCTGCAAAAGAGATGGGATTCAAAGTCGCTACCGTCGATCCGACAGAAGGTTCACCGTGTGGACTGATTGCAGATATTGAAATTGTCGGTGATTATGCGAGTGAGGAAGCTCGTTCGAAATTGGCAGAAGTAAGTGACATCATTACGTACGAATTTGAAAACGTCGACTTGAAAACAGCGCAATGGCTCGAGGAGAATCATCATCTTCCGCAGGGCAGCAATCTACTAAGGGTGACTCAGGACAGAGCGGAAGAAAAACGGACACTTGAGGCAATCGGCGTAAAAGTCGCTCCTTATGAGCTTGTTTCCGATCTGGATGAGCTTGAACCGAAGCTCGACATCATCGGCTACCCGGCGATTTTGAAAACGACGCGTGGCGGTTATGACGGGAAAGGTCAGGTCATGATTGAAGCACCTGAAGATTTAGAAGCTGCGCAAAAATTGCTTGCCAACGGAAACCAATGTGTATTGGAAAAGAAGATCGATTTTGCAAAAGAGATTTCAGTCATTGTGGCTCGGAACGCAGGTGGGGACACAGAAACGTTCCCGGTCGCGGAGAATATCCATAAGGATCATATTTTATATCAATCAATCGTACCGGCGCGCATATCGGATGTTAGCTTGGAGAAGGCAGAAAACCTGGCACGGCAGATTGCAAGCGGCTTGGAGCTTGTTGGCACCTTGGCGGTCGAAATGTTCCTGACGAATGACGAGGGCATCTATATTAACGAATTGGCACCTCGTCCGCACAACTCAGGACACTACACGATTGAGGGCTGTAGCTTCTCGCAATTCCAGCAGCATATCCGTGCAATTTGCGGCTGGAAGCTCGGGAAACCGGCCTTGCTGAAGCCGAGCGTGATGGTAAACCTGCTTGGAGAGGATGCTAAATCAATTCTTGAAGTCGCACCACTGTTTGACGATGTCCACCTTCACCTTTATGAGAAAAAAGAGATCAAGGCGCAGCGGAAGATGGGGCATTTTACGCTCATAGATGATTCATTAGAGGATGCAGTTGATAAAGCCGAAACAATCGTAGCAAACTTACAACAAAAGGACAGCTTGGAGGAAGTAAAATGA
- the purB gene encoding adenylosuccinate lyase yields the protein MIERYTRPEMGAIWTEENKFKAWLEVEILACEAWAELGDIPKQDVVKLRENAGFDVNRIHEIEAETRHDVVAFTRAVSETLGEERKWVHYGLTSTDVVDTALSYLIKQANEILLADVERFINILKEKALEHKHTVMMGRTHGVHAEPTTFGLKLALWYEEMKRNKERLEQAVEGIRFGKLSGAVGTYANIPPFVEEYVCEKLGLNRAPVSTQTLQRDRHAHYISTLALVATSIEKFATEIRGLQKSETREVEEFFAKGQKGSSAMPHKRNPVGSENMTGLARVIRGHMVTAMENVSLWHERDISHSSAERVIIPDSTILLNYMLNRFSNIVKNLTVFPENMKRNMTRTYGLIYSQRVLLFLIDKGMNREEAYDLVQPKAMEAWEKGIQFRELIESEPRVTDMLSPEEIDDCFDYNYHLKEVDNIFKRVGLE from the coding sequence ATGATTGAACGTTATACACGACCTGAAATGGGCGCAATTTGGACAGAGGAGAATAAATTCAAGGCATGGCTTGAGGTGGAGATCCTTGCTTGTGAAGCATGGGCTGAGCTCGGTGACATTCCGAAGCAGGACGTTGTTAAGCTTCGGGAGAATGCCGGCTTTGACGTCAACCGGATCCATGAAATCGAAGCGGAAACACGACACGATGTCGTTGCATTTACCAGAGCGGTTTCTGAAACGCTTGGGGAAGAGCGTAAATGGGTCCATTACGGACTGACTTCAACAGATGTCGTCGACACGGCGCTTTCCTATTTGATTAAGCAGGCGAATGAAATTTTACTAGCGGATGTGGAACGGTTCATTAACATATTGAAGGAAAAAGCATTGGAGCATAAGCACACGGTGATGATGGGCAGAACCCATGGTGTCCATGCTGAGCCAACAACGTTCGGATTGAAGCTTGCACTTTGGTACGAAGAGATGAAACGGAACAAGGAACGTCTTGAGCAGGCGGTGGAAGGGATCCGTTTCGGAAAGCTTTCGGGCGCAGTCGGCACGTATGCGAACATCCCTCCATTCGTTGAGGAGTATGTGTGCGAGAAGCTTGGCTTGAACCGAGCGCCTGTCTCGACTCAGACGTTGCAGCGTGATCGTCATGCGCATTATATTTCTACGCTTGCGTTAGTGGCCACATCAATCGAAAAGTTTGCAACAGAAATCCGCGGTTTACAAAAGAGTGAAACGCGAGAAGTGGAAGAGTTTTTCGCAAAAGGTCAAAAAGGATCCTCCGCGATGCCGCACAAGCGTAATCCGGTCGGCTCCGAAAACATGACAGGACTTGCGCGTGTCATCCGAGGTCATATGGTAACAGCGATGGAGAACGTGTCGTTATGGCACGAGCGTGATATTTCGCATTCTTCCGCTGAGCGGGTGATCATTCCCGACAGCACGATCTTGCTTAATTACATGCTGAACCGGTTCTCGAATATCGTGAAGAACTTGACGGTGTTCCCGGAGAACATGAAGCGCAATATGACGAGGACGTATGGATTGATCTACTCCCAGCGCGTATTGCTTTTCTTGATTGATAAGGGCATGAACCGTGAAGAAGCATACGATCTTGTACAGCCGAAAGCAATGGAAGCTTGGGAGAAGGGAATTCAGTTCAGAGAGTTGATTGAATCGGAGCCGCGTGTAACGGACATGCTTTCTCCAGAAGAGATCGACGATTGTTTCGACTACAACTATCACTTGAAGGAAGTTGACAACATTTTCAAACGCGTTGGACTTGAATAA
- the purC gene encoding phosphoribosylaminoimidazolesuccinocarboxamide synthase: MEKRSLLYEGKAKRIYETDTPEVVWIEYKDEATAFNGEKKSTIAGKGKLNNEISALLFEKLRENGIESHFIKKLSETEQLVKNVQIIPLEVVVRNIAAGSLANRLGMDEGEVLQETIVEFYYKNDDLGDPLLTRDHIRILGLAEETELKLLREKAIAVNEVLVPYFKSLGIALVDFKLEFGIGPEGDVLLADEISPDTCRLWDAETGEKLDKDVFRRDIGSLTEAYAKLLERLTIAP; encoded by the coding sequence ATGGAAAAACGGTCATTGCTGTATGAAGGGAAAGCGAAGCGGATCTATGAAACAGATACTCCTGAAGTCGTCTGGATCGAATATAAGGATGAAGCGACAGCCTTCAATGGAGAAAAGAAGTCGACGATTGCTGGAAAAGGGAAGCTGAACAATGAGATATCTGCTTTATTGTTTGAAAAACTTCGTGAGAACGGAATTGAATCGCATTTTATCAAGAAGCTTTCAGAGACAGAGCAGCTCGTGAAAAATGTACAGATCATTCCACTAGAGGTCGTCGTTCGGAACATTGCAGCTGGCTCCCTTGCAAACCGATTGGGGATGGACGAGGGAGAAGTGCTGCAGGAGACGATTGTCGAGTTTTATTACAAAAATGATGATCTCGGAGATCCTTTGCTTACACGTGACCACATCCGAATTCTTGGGCTTGCCGAAGAGACAGAGCTGAAGCTTTTACGTGAAAAAGCGATTGCTGTAAACGAAGTCCTCGTTCCTTACTTCAAATCTTTGGGTATCGCTCTCGTTGATTTCAAGCTTGAGTTCGGGATCGGTCCTGAAGGGGATGTGTTGCTGGCCGATGAGATTTCACCGGACACATGCCGATTATGGGATGCTGAAACGGGAGAAAAGCTCGACAAAGACGTGTTCCGACGCGATATCGGCAGCCTGACAGAAGCGTATGCGAAGCTGCTGGAACGATTGACGATTGCACCTTAA
- the purS gene encoding phosphoribosylformylglycinamidine synthase subunit PurS: protein MYNVKVFITLKESVLDPQGAAVKDSLHRLTYNTVEDVRVGKYIELTLKKEDGDIDQQVREMCEKLLANTVIEDYTYEIEEVIPQ from the coding sequence ATGTATAACGTTAAGGTTTTCATCACTTTGAAGGAAAGTGTCCTGGATCCACAAGGAGCTGCTGTGAAAGACTCGCTCCACCGTCTTACGTACAACACTGTTGAAGATGTCCGCGTAGGAAAATACATCGAATTGACGCTGAAAAAGGAAGACGGCGACATCGATCAGCAAGTCCGTGAAATGTGCGAAAAGCTCCTAGCCAACACCGTCATTGAAGATTACACGTATGAAATCGAGGAGGTCATCCCTCAATGA
- the purQ gene encoding phosphoribosylformylglycinamidine synthase subunit PurQ translates to MKFAVVVFPGSNCDIDMYHAIKDELGEEVEYVWHDDKELKQFDGILIPGGFSYGDYLRSGSIARFSNVMESIYEANQADKPILGVCNGFQILLEAGLLPGAMQRNEKLKFICKQVELEVANNETMFTSLYEKGEKITIPVAHGEGNYYCDEATYAKLAENNQIAFTYTTNINGSRHGIAGITNERGNVLGMMPHPERAVDELLGSADGLKLFQSIVKSWREAHVVSS, encoded by the coding sequence ATGAAGTTTGCGGTAGTCGTTTTCCCAGGATCCAACTGTGACATCGACATGTACCATGCGATCAAGGACGAGCTTGGCGAAGAAGTCGAGTACGTCTGGCATGACGACAAAGAGTTAAAGCAATTTGACGGCATCCTCATCCCCGGTGGATTTTCTTACGGAGACTATTTACGAAGCGGATCCATCGCCCGTTTCTCGAACGTGATGGAGTCCATTTACGAAGCGAACCAGGCTGATAAGCCGATTCTGGGCGTCTGCAACGGGTTCCAGATTTTACTCGAAGCAGGACTGCTTCCAGGAGCGATGCAACGGAATGAAAAATTGAAATTCATCTGTAAGCAGGTCGAGCTTGAAGTAGCCAACAATGAAACGATGTTCACCTCTCTATATGAAAAAGGGGAAAAGATTACGATTCCGGTCGCGCACGGCGAAGGGAACTACTATTGCGATGAAGCGACGTACGCAAAGCTCGCAGAAAACAACCAGATCGCCTTCACCTACACGACAAACATCAACGGCTCGAGACACGGAATCGCCGGCATTACGAACGAAAGAGGGAACGTCCTCGGAATGATGCCGCATCCAGAGCGGGCGGTCGACGAGTTGCTCGGAAGCGCTGACGGACTGAAGCTGTTTCAATCAATCGTGAAATCTTGGAGGGAAGCACATGTCGTATCTTCATGA